TTCACAACACATATGGTTTAACGGAAACCACTTCGCCAGCCACCGTGATGCCGCATCAATACCAGTTGGAAAAAATCAGTTCGGTCGGCATACCGGTTCCCGTGGCGGAAGCTAAAATCGTTGATCCTGTCAGTCGGGAACAGTTGAACCCGGGGGAAGTGGGCGAACTTGTTCTGAAAGGCCCGATGGTGGTTCCCTACTATTGGCAAAACGAAGAAGCGACCCAAAAAGCAATGGTGGACGGTTGGTTTGCGACAGGAGATCTGGCGGCGATGGATCCGGAAGGTTTTGTTTATGTGATGGATCGTATCAAGGATATGATTAACCGTGGCGGTGAAAAAGTCTATTCGGTGGAAGTGGAAGATGTCATTTATTCCAATCCGAACGTTATGGAAGCGGCCGTGGTGGGAGTTCCCGACAGCGTTTATGGGGAAGTGGTGAAAGCGTGTGTTGTACCGCGTCCAGGCGCCTCACTGTCAGCAGAAGAAATCAAACAATGGGTGGCGGAGCGATTAGCGAAATACAAAGTGCCCGTTTATGTAGAAATAATGGATTTGTTGCCTCGCAATCCGAACGGCAAAGTGTTAAAAACAGAGCTCCGCTATGTGCCGGTCAGCAGCCACGAATAAAACCGGTGAACAGGGAAAGAAGACGGGTGTCCTGGTCGTCAGCCCCGTCTATTCCGTGTTTACTCGATTAGGAAACGGTGAACTCTGCTGCGAAACGATGTACGCCTTCCAGTTCCAACAAAAACTGTTTGATCGACAATCCGCCTGTATAGCCGGTCAATTTTCCGTTGCTGCCAATCACCCGATGGCAAGGTACGATAATCGGTACCGGGTTTGCGCCATTGGCAGCTCCGACCGCCCTTACGGCTTTAGGTTTTCCAATCATGTTCGCAACTTGTCCGTAGGATACAGTTGTTCCGTAGGGAATTTGTGGCAGCGCTTGCCACACGTCTTTCTGAAAAGGAGTGCCGCGCATGTCAAGCGGCAGGGTAAACGTGCGCAAACGTCCTGCGAAATAATCGGATAGTTGGTTGCGTACCTCATCCAGCAAAGGAGAGTGGGAGATGACTCCGGCGGATGGCTCCCATTTGCGTATCCACATTTCACACTCATCGACCGGATCGGATGGGAAGGTGAGCAGGGCGAGTCCAAGGTCTGTCACTACGGCGCCCAAAACGCCGAGTTTTGTATCGATTGTTCCTATGCAAACCGTTCTTTTCATCGATATCACCTTTTCTGCTGTTTCTGCTGAAACTGTTGGAGACGGTAGGCGGTCGGGCTTACACCCGTGATCTTTCGAAATACAGACGAAAAGTAGGCCGTATTTCGATACCCTGCCTGTTCAGCAATTTGTTTGATGGGAATCCTGCTGCTGACCAATAATTGTATGGCTGCTTCTATTCTTTTTCGCGTCAAACGGTCAGACGGAGTGTCGCCTGTTATACGTCTAAACGTACGGTGCAAATGATAGGGGCTGATATGAACCCGGCTTGCCATCTCACGCAAAGAGAGCGGCTCGCTATAGTTTGTATCGATCAGCTGCAAGGTACGGTTGACGATTTCAATATCTGAGCAGAAGGGACTGGTGTCATGCGGTTGGCATCGTTTGCAGGGACGAAACCCGGCTGCAACTGCTTCTGATGGGGTGAAGAAAAGGATTACGTTATTTCTTTTTGGTGTCTTCGAGCGACAGGAGGGGCGGCAAAAAATACGTGTGGAAACAACCGCATAAAAAAACTGGCCGTCATATTGCGAATCGCAATCCACGATTGCTTGCCATATCCGATCCTCCACGTTACCGCCTCCTGTGTTTTTTTACTATTTTACCGGAGGGCTGTATGAACGGTAAGTGGCAAAAATAAGATGGCAAGATTTCAAAATGAAAGTTTGCCTGCCATCATACAATGTAGAGCAGTGCCGTGATGGTGGCGAAGCTGATCAGCGTACCGATAAACGTGATGCTGGAAACCAACTGCGGTTTTGCGTCAAATTCGATCGCATACAAAACCATCGTGGCGGCAGGCGGCATGGCCGCTGTGACGATCAATACTTTTTGCAGAAGCGGGTCGAGCGGAAACAACAGGCAGATCGCCCAAGCCGCAACAGGCGACAGCAGCAGACGGATAACGGAACCGACAGCGATCGTTTTCCATTCAAAATCTTTTGTCGTTATGGTTGCCAACTGCATGCCCAAGATCAGCATCACTAATGGGATGGTCGCTTGTGCAACCAGATTGATCGCTTGGTCAAACGAAGCGGGTATGTGAACGTGAGTTAACTGAAACAGGATGCCAATTACGGCCGCATAGATTTGAGGCATCCGAAGCACATTTTTGACGGCTGTCATCACACCGTTTTGGCCTCGCGATGCGAAGTAAACTCCAAAAATACTCATGATGATCAAATGCAAAACCATGGTCACTACCGCATACTGAAAAGCGGTTTGCCCATAAGCGAACAAAATGATGGGAGCACCGTAATTCCCTGAATTCATGAAGGCGGTCGTCAGCATTAAAGCACTTTCATCCGTAGTTGAATAATGAAACAGGCGGCTTGCCCATTTGGTGAAAAGGATTAACGCAAATAAAAGGAGAAATGAGTTAACCACAATATAGAAAAGCTGACTGTTTAACATCGTGCCATAAAATGTCTGAAATGCAAGCGCCGGATTTGTAATGTATAAGGCAACGACCGAAACGGACCGGATGTCAGGCTGGAATTTTTTCTGGACGATGTAACCGCTTAAGAAAATGAAGAGTACGGGCAAAACAACCTGGAACAAGATCACATGACCACCGCTTTCTTCTTGCGGAAAACTGATATTTATTATAAACAACTGGTAGAATCTTGGGAATACTTACTCCAAATCTAAACTTAAAGGCGGGATTTGAATGATTAAAGAACGGTTACAGGCAGGCGAAACGGTAATCGGGACATGGGTGCGGATTGCTCATCCGACGGTCATTGAGGTGTTGGGGCGAGCCGGTTTTGATTTTCTTCATCTCGATATGGAACATGGCCCCATTGGGACGGCAGAACTGAATCAATTGCTGCTGGCATGCAAGTATATGGGAATTCCATCGATTGTACGTGTTCCCGGTCAGGACGGAACAATTATCGGACGAACGCTCGATATGGGGGCAAGCGGGGTAATTGTACCGCAGCTCCACAATGGGGAAGAAGCCAGACGAATCATTGAAGCAGCCCGTTTTTATCCGCAAGGCTTGCGGGGAATCGGCGGCGCTTGTCGGGCAGACAGTTATGGCCAGGCGGACACAGTCTCGTTTCTTGCATCGGCCAATCGGGAAACGATTTTAGCGCTGCAGGTGGAAACAAAACAGGCGGTAGAACGGTTAGATGAGATTCTGGAGGTTTCACAGGATGCGGTGGATGTTTATTATATGGGTCCGGCTGATCTCTCACAGGCGCTTGGAATTCCAGGCAAATTTGATGATTCTCTGTTGTGGGAAACGATTCAATGGGTAACGAAACGGGTCCGTTCGCGCGGAAAAGCGGTCGGAATCCAGTGCCCCGACATCCGACTGATTCCTCAACTGCAGGAAATGGGGATTCAATATATCACCTGTTCGATGGATATCGGGCTTCTGTCGGCCGGTGCGGAGTCGATGCTGCAAACAATCAAAAATCAGGGGTGATAACCAATGTCATGGCAACCGGAAATCAATGAACTGCATAAACGGGAAGAATGGGCCCGCAAAATGGGCGGCGAAGAGCGGGTCACCAAACACAAGGCACAAGGAAAGCTGACAGTTCGGGAACGGATCGAACAGCTTTTAGACCCTGAAACGTTCCATGAAACGGGAGCGTTGGCAGGTAAAGCCACTTATCAAAACGGGGAGTTGGTCGATTTTCGGCCGTCCAAT
The sequence above is a segment of the Effusibacillus dendaii genome. Coding sequences within it:
- a CDS encoding methylated-DNA--[protein]-cysteine S-methyltransferase: MKRTVCIGTIDTKLGVLGAVVTDLGLALLTFPSDPVDECEMWIRKWEPSAGVISHSPLLDEVRNQLSDYFAGRLRTFTLPLDMRGTPFQKDVWQALPQIPYGTTVSYGQVANMIGKPKAVRAVGAANGANPVPIIVPCHRVIGSNGKLTGYTGGLSIKQFLLELEGVHRFAAEFTVS
- a CDS encoding bifunctional transcriptional activator/DNA repair enzyme AdaA, with amino-acid sequence MEDRIWQAIVDCDSQYDGQFFYAVVSTRIFCRPSCRSKTPKRNNVILFFTPSEAVAAGFRPCKRCQPHDTSPFCSDIEIVNRTLQLIDTNYSEPLSLREMASRVHISPYHLHRTFRRITGDTPSDRLTRKRIEAAIQLLVSSRIPIKQIAEQAGYRNTAYFSSVFRKITGVSPTAYRLQQFQQKQQKR
- a CDS encoding AEC family transporter, which translates into the protein MILFQVVLPVLFIFLSGYIVQKKFQPDIRSVSVVALYITNPALAFQTFYGTMLNSQLFYIVVNSFLLLFALILFTKWASRLFHYSTTDESALMLTTAFMNSGNYGAPIILFAYGQTAFQYAVVTMVLHLIIMSIFGVYFASRGQNGVMTAVKNVLRMPQIYAAVIGILFQLTHVHIPASFDQAINLVAQATIPLVMLILGMQLATITTKDFEWKTIAVGSVIRLLLSPVAAWAICLLFPLDPLLQKVLIVTAAMPPAATMVLYAIEFDAKPQLVSSITFIGTLISFATITALLYIV
- a CDS encoding HpcH/HpaI aldolase family protein, which codes for MIKERLQAGETVIGTWVRIAHPTVIEVLGRAGFDFLHLDMEHGPIGTAELNQLLLACKYMGIPSIVRVPGQDGTIIGRTLDMGASGVIVPQLHNGEEARRIIEAARFYPQGLRGIGGACRADSYGQADTVSFLASANRETILALQVETKQAVERLDEILEVSQDAVDVYYMGPADLSQALGIPGKFDDSLLWETIQWVTKRVRSRGKAVGIQCPDIRLIPQLQEMGIQYITCSMDIGLLSAGAESMLQTIKNQG